In the Natrinema sp. CBA1119 genome, GCTGACGGACGGTGTCGACGTAACGCTCGAGCCAGCGACGGAGACGACCGTCGTACTCGACGGGACAGAAATCGATGTCGACCCGGTAGCGACCGTCCTCGAGACGCTCGACGCGACCGCTCGAGTCGAGGCGAACTCCCAACTCCCGCTCGGAGCGGGGTTCGGTGTCTCGGGAGCGATGGCACTCGGGACGGCGCTCGCGGCCAACCGCGTCTTCGATCGCAAGCTCTCGATGAACGAACTCGTCACGATCGCCCACGGTGCCGAGGTCCAGGCCGGGACGGGACTCGGAGACGTGGTTGCCCAGGCCCACGGTGGCGTCCCGATCCGCCTCGAGCCCGGCGGACCCCATCACAACGAACTCGATGCGATTCCCGCCCGCGCACGGGTCGAATATATCTCGTTCGGCGAACGCTCGACGGCCGACGTGCTCTCCGGCGATACGGAGGCGCTGACCGCCGCCGGGAAGGCAGCGCTCGCGCGGGTCGTCGAAGAGCCGACGTTGCTCTCCTTCCTGTACGCCTCGAGGCTGTTCGCGCGCGATGCAGGGCTGCTGACAACACAGGTCTCGGAGGCGATCACCGATGTCTCGACGGCCGGCGGACAGGCGTCGATGGCCATGCTCGGCGAAACCGTCTTCGCGCTCGGGACGGGGCTATCCGATGCGGGCTACGAGCCCTCGGTCTGTGCCACGCATCCAGCCGGTGCAGTGCTCAAGTAGGGACCTGCTCCGCTCTGTCGCTATCCCCTCGTCGTCCGGTGACCGTTTTCGGTCCCGGTTTCGGTGACCGAACGTATCCGATATCGGGAATAGTGGTCGTTTTCGCTACGATAGAGTGCGTAACTCGATCGCGACGAATCGGCACAGATCGGTGGCCGGTGCGACTCGAGGGACCCCGTCTTCTCATGACAGATTTTGTATTGGTAGCCAGAACTTTATTATGGTTCGTTCAAGTTATCCGGTCAAGTTTGACAATGGCTTCACGAACTGACTTTCACCAAAGCTTATTTCAGCTGTACGAACACTACGTCGGTGAGCCCGACTCGAGCAAGGACGTCTACGGCTACTGGCTGTTCATCGTCGGGTATATCATCGGTGCCGCTGGCGTTGCGACCTTCGTGGTCGGCTACGCGGGCGAAGGGAACCCCTACACGCTCATCCGCATCTCCGGAGTGACGGCGGCGACGGGGCTCGCGTTCTGCCTGCTCGGAATCGTCCTGATGTTGCCGGTCCGTCGACGGGGGATTCAGGTCAGTTTCGTTGGACTGTTGATTTCACTGGGGGGTGTCGGCTTTTTCGCGTGGGCGTATCCGTACAACTGGCGACAACTCGGGACCGATTACAGCGTCGAGGTCATTTCGGTCTACACGCTCGGTATCGGAATCATCGCGGGCGTGACCGCGCTCGTTCCCGTGCTCACGGGACAGAAGGGGATGTTCGTCGAGGAGGAAGGGAAGACCGACGATCCGCCGATTCTCACCGGGGACGCGATGGAAAGCGCGCAGTTCGCTGTCTTCCGCGACGAGAACGGCGACTGGAAGTGGCACGTCCTCCACCTCGAGGCGCTGGCCCAGAGCAACGAGAGCGCCGTGACGCGGCCGGACGCCACGGAGGGCATCGAGCGCGTCAAGTCCCAGATCAGCTCCGCGGGGCTGATGGAGCTGACGACCTCGGCGTTCCGGCTTTACGAGGACCGCGATGGCACGTGGCAATGGACGCTCGCGCGGGACGACGGTTCCATCGTCGGCTCCTGTGCCGGCGAATTCGATCAGCGCGACGGTGCCGAGCAGTCGGTGAGCTTCCTGAAGGATCGAGGCCCCGACGCCGACGTGATCGAGATCGAGGGTGCCGCCTTCACCTACGAGGAGCGACGCGACCAGTGGTACTGGCAACTGGTCGACGACGAACGCGCGCCGCTGGCCTCGAGCGAAACGGGGCACTCGACGCAGGAACGAGCCGAAGAGGCCGCCCAGACGTTCGCCGAACGGTTCGACCAGGCGCGGGTGCTCGACGTCGAGCACATCGGCGTGGAACTCTGCGAGCGAGCCGACGGTTGGACCTGGCGGTTCGTCGACGCCGACGACGAGGTCGTCGCCAACAGCACAGACGAGTTCGACTCCCGGCGCGACGCCGAGAAGGCGGCCGAAGCGTTGCTCTCGGCACTCGAGTCGGCGTCGGTCACCGTCGCCGGCGAACCGACCTACGAGCTCTACGAGTCCGGCGAGGAGTGGCGCTACCGGCTGGTCGACGAGAGCGAGCACGTCGTCGCGCGCGGTCCCGAAGGGACCCCCGAACACGACGGCTCGGCGGAGTGGGCCGACCAGTTCGGCGAGAACGCCCGCGACGCTGATGTCGTCGAGATCGAAGACGCGGAGTACGAGGTGTATCCGGCAGCGGGAGCCAGCGCCGGTGGCAGTGCCGCGTCCACACCGGACGACGACCTCCCCGCGACGGTCGAAGAGCCCGAACCCGCGGCCGACGGCGGAACGACCGTCGATGCGCCCGACGCGGACGAGACCGGTCCGTGGCACTGGCGGCTCGTCACCGACGACCGGGACGTCGTCGCCGCGAGCACGGAACCACACGCCGACGCCGAGACGGCGACGACGGCGATCGAGCGGGTTCGACAGCAGGCCAGCGAAGCGGAGCTTATCGAGTTCGAGAACGCCGCCTTCCAGGTCTACGAAGCCGATTCCGGCGAGTGGCGCTGGCGGCTCATCGACGAGGACGGGAACGTCCTCGCGGACAGCGGCGAGGAACACACCTCCCGCGGCGAGGCCGCCGAAGCGATGATGACGCTGAAAGAGCAGGCACCGAACGCGGAACTCCTCGAGATCGAGACCGCAGCGTTCGAGCTGTTCGTCGACGAGGACGACGAGTGGGGCTGGCGGCTCATCGACGAGTCCGGGAAGCTCGTCGCCGAAGACCCGGCGACTCATCCCACCCGCGGGGCCGCGCGCCAGGCGATGAATCGGCTGCTCGAGTATCTCGACTCCGACGTGCGGACGATGGATCGGGCGATCTTCCAGACGTACGCGACGGAGGACTGGCACTGGCGGTTCGTCATGCCGTCCGGTGACACCGTCGCCGTCGACGGCGAGGACCATCCGACTCGCGACGAACTGGTCGATGGTCTCGACGACGTGCGCGACGCCGCCGCAACGGCTCGTCGCTCCACGATCGGCGACGTGTCCGTGCAGCTGTACGGCAACGGCGAGTGGCACTTCCGGCTGCTCGACCGCGACCGAGCGGAGATTGCCGACTCGACCGTCTCCTACCCCGATCGCGAGGCGGCGACCGACGGCGTCGACGCCCTCACGGCCCACGCGCCCGACGCGCCGATCTTCGCGATCGAAGATGCCGTGATTCGCCTCGACAGCGACGACGGCTGGTCGTGGGAACTCGTCGACCGCGATCGCGAGGTGCTCGCCGAGGCGGTCGACTCCACTGCGAGCAAGGACAAACTGCTGGACGCGATCGAAGCAGTTCGTCGGCTCGCGCCGATGGCCGGCCGCGTCGACTTCGACGTCGCCTCGTTCGAACTCGTCGCCGACGACGACGAGCGCTGGCGCTGGCGGCTCATCGACGAGGACGGCCGCACCGTCGCGTCCGGCTCCGAAACGCACGAGACGGTCGACGCCGCACGCGATGCCCTCGAGAACGTTCGCGACCTGATCGAGTCCGCGAGCATCCTCGAGATCGACAGCGTTTCGTTCGAGTTGCACACCGCCGACGACGGCTGGGTCTGGCAGCTGATCGACGAGTACGGGACGACGATGGCGGAGAGCACGCAGACCTACGCGAACCGCACGGACGCCCGCGAGGCGATGAACGATGTGAAGGCGCAGGCGCCCGACGGCTGGATCACGTTTACGGAGTAGCCGAGCGACGTCGGTATCAGTCGACTTTTTATCGAACGGCTCGAGTCACCACTCGTGAGCGACTACGACAGCGTCTCCGCCGACGTCGAGCACGAGGAGGAGATCCCGGAGGACCACCCCAGATACCAGGACCTGCTTACTCGCCACCGGATCGAGCGGGGCGTCGAGAAGGGGATCACCCACCTCCAGGGGATGCACGCCGAGGGACGGGGCAGCGCGTTCGACTATCTGCTGGGCGAGGAGACGATTCCGAGCGCCGACGACGCGGAGCGGGCCGCCGCGGCACACCTCCTGCTCGCCGACCGTCCCGTGCTCTCGATCAACGGCAACGTCGCCGCGCTGGTCCCCGGCGAGATGGCCGCCCTCGCCGACGCCGTGGACGCCGACCTCGAGGTCAACCTCTTCAATCGAACGCCCGAGCGAATCGAGGCCATCGCCGCTCACCTGCGCGAGCACGGCGCGGACGCGGTCAAGGGGCTCGAAGCCGACGCGCACATTCCGAACCTCGACCACGAGCGCTCGAAGGTCGACGCCGACGGCATCTACGAGGCCGACGTCGTGCTCGTCCCCCTCGAGGACGGCGACCGCGCCGAGGCGTTAGACGAGATGGGTAAGACCGAGATCGTGATCGATCTCAACCCGCTGTCACGCTCGCCGCAGGTAGCCGACGTGCCGATCGTCGACAACATCATCCGCGCAGTGCCGAACATCACCGAGCACGCGCGGGAGCTGGCGGCGGCCGACGAGGCCGAACTCCAAGCGGTTATCGAGGGTTTCGACCGGGATCGGGCGCTCGAGGCGGCGGAGGAACGGATCCGTTCGGGCGATCTGTAAACTGCCGTTTCGCTCTCTCTTTCTCGGAGTGTTCCCCGTGATAGCCGGTGGAACGGAGCCTCGATCGTCGTCGCGTTCCGCGATCGGGGCCCGCTTGGTCGGATTGACGAACATCTCTGCAGTGATGGTGGATCCACGAACGTGTCTGCAGGGATGGCGGATCCACGAACGTGTCTGCAGGGATGGCGGATCCACGAACCAGCGAAACGTGACCCGCCGCAGGCCACGCGGGCCGTGTAGCCGGGCAGGCAGTAGCCGGTGCAATAGTTACCAGTCGGGAACACTGACAGTCACGATACCGATGACTGAACTGACCGACGCTACCGCTGACGGCGGCGTGATTCGACGACAGCTCGACACCGACCGGGAGGATCCCGCGGCCCGACTCGTCGAAGTCATCGCTGACATCGACGACGTCGAACCGATGGAGCTCGCTCCGATATACTACCGTATCGATGGCCTCATCGCCGGTCTCTTCTCGTCACCGTCACCCCTCGAGGCGAACGCGCACGTCGCGTTTTCGTACGAGGGGTACCGTATCCGCGTCCACCAGGACGGTACGATGACGGTCCGTGAACTGACAGCCTGACGCGTTCCGGAACCGCACGCGGCCGCGTCGAGCCGGTTCCGGAACCGTCCCCTCTTCCCGCCCTCGACGGCCGCTCGAGTCGGGATTCAGGAGGTATAAATTCCTCCTCCGGTTTCAGTCCACACATGGACGCCTACGAGTTACTGACGCGAAACGTCGAGGAGGCCGTCACCGACGAGGAGGTCCGCGACCTCGCGGCCGAGCCCGAGGGCAAGCGGGCCTACGTCGGCTACGAGCCCTCCGGCGTGCTCCACCTCGGTCATCTCCTGACCGCGAACAAGCTCATCGACCTCCAGGAAGCGGGGATGGAGGTCGTCGTCTTGCTGGCGGACGTCCACGCCTACCTCAACGAGAAGGGGAGCTTCGAGGAGATCCGAGCCACCGCCGAGCAGATGAAAGCCCAGTTCCTCGCCTACGGCCTCGAGGAGGCCCAGACCGAGTTCGTCTACGGCTCCGAGTTCCAGCTCGAGGAGGAGTACACCCTCGACCTGCACCACCTCGAGCGCGAGACGACGATGAACCGCGCCCAGCGCGCGATGGCCGAGATTCAGGGCGACGAGACGGCGAAGGTGAGCCATCTGGTCTACCCGCT is a window encoding:
- a CDS encoding pantoate kinase yields the protein MREEATAFVPGHVTGFFSAHPDDDPTKAGSRGAGLTLTDGVDVTLEPATETTVVLDGTEIDVDPVATVLETLDATARVEANSQLPLGAGFGVSGAMALGTALAANRVFDRKLSMNELVTIAHGAEVQAGTGLGDVVAQAHGGVPIRLEPGGPHHNELDAIPARARVEYISFGERSTADVLSGDTEALTAAGKAALARVVEEPTLLSFLYASRLFARDAGLLTTQVSEAITDVSTAGGQASMAMLGETVFALGTGLSDAGYEPSVCATHPAGAVLK
- a CDS encoding DUF1508 domain-containing protein, yielding MASRTDFHQSLFQLYEHYVGEPDSSKDVYGYWLFIVGYIIGAAGVATFVVGYAGEGNPYTLIRISGVTAATGLAFCLLGIVLMLPVRRRGIQVSFVGLLISLGGVGFFAWAYPYNWRQLGTDYSVEVISVYTLGIGIIAGVTALVPVLTGQKGMFVEEEGKTDDPPILTGDAMESAQFAVFRDENGDWKWHVLHLEALAQSNESAVTRPDATEGIERVKSQISSAGLMELTTSAFRLYEDRDGTWQWTLARDDGSIVGSCAGEFDQRDGAEQSVSFLKDRGPDADVIEIEGAAFTYEERRDQWYWQLVDDERAPLASSETGHSTQERAEEAAQTFAERFDQARVLDVEHIGVELCERADGWTWRFVDADDEVVANSTDEFDSRRDAEKAAEALLSALESASVTVAGEPTYELYESGEEWRYRLVDESEHVVARGPEGTPEHDGSAEWADQFGENARDADVVEIEDAEYEVYPAAGASAGGSAASTPDDDLPATVEEPEPAADGGTTVDAPDADETGPWHWRLVTDDRDVVAASTEPHADAETATTAIERVRQQASEAELIEFENAAFQVYEADSGEWRWRLIDEDGNVLADSGEEHTSRGEAAEAMMTLKEQAPNAELLEIETAAFELFVDEDDEWGWRLIDESGKLVAEDPATHPTRGAARQAMNRLLEYLDSDVRTMDRAIFQTYATEDWHWRFVMPSGDTVAVDGEDHPTRDELVDGLDDVRDAAATARRSTIGDVSVQLYGNGEWHFRLLDRDRAEIADSTVSYPDREAATDGVDALTAHAPDAPIFAIEDAVIRLDSDDGWSWELVDRDREVLAEAVDSTASKDKLLDAIEAVRRLAPMAGRVDFDVASFELVADDDERWRWRLIDEDGRTVASGSETHETVDAARDALENVRDLIESASILEIDSVSFELHTADDGWVWQLIDEYGTTMAESTQTYANRTDAREAMNDVKAQAPDGWITFTE
- a CDS encoding 4-phosphopantoate--beta-alanine ligase, which codes for MSDYDSVSADVEHEEEIPEDHPRYQDLLTRHRIERGVEKGITHLQGMHAEGRGSAFDYLLGEETIPSADDAERAAAAHLLLADRPVLSINGNVAALVPGEMAALADAVDADLEVNLFNRTPERIEAIAAHLREHGADAVKGLEADAHIPNLDHERSKVDADGIYEADVVLVPLEDGDRAEALDEMGKTEIVIDLNPLSRSPQVADVPIVDNIIRAVPNITEHARELAAADEAELQAVIEGFDRDRALEAAEERIRSGDL
- a CDS encoding HalOD1 output domain-containing protein, which codes for MTELTDATADGGVIRRQLDTDREDPAARLVEVIADIDDVEPMELAPIYYRIDGLIAGLFSSPSPLEANAHVAFSYEGYRIRVHQDGTMTVRELTA